One region of Camelus bactrianus isolate YW-2024 breed Bactrian camel chromosome 20, ASM4877302v1, whole genome shotgun sequence genomic DNA includes:
- the TMEM170B gene encoding transmembrane protein 170B, with protein sequence MSPRRGGGCLGDALSGPPRRPVGGNSSAQPGAPKPPLAAAAAWRNRAPAAGRGASQPPPGARGEGGGRPPGKMKAEGGDHSMINLSVQQVLSLWAHGTVLRNLTEMWYWIFLWALFSSLFVHGAAGVLMFVMLQRHRQGRVISVIAVSIGFLASVTGAMITSAAVAGIYRVAGKNMAPLEALVWGVGQTVLTLIISFSRILATL encoded by the exons ATGTCTCcccggcggggagggggctgcctgGGAGACGCGCTGAGCGGCCCCCCCCGGAGGCCCGTCGGCGGCAACAGCAGCGCCCAGCCCGGTGCCCCGAAGCCTcccctggcggcggcggcggcctggAGGAACCGAGCACCCGCCGCCGGCCGCGGAGCCTCGCAGCCGCCGCCCGGCGCCCGAGGAGAGGGCGGCGGGCGACCCCCGGGGAAGATGAAGGCGGAGGGTGGCGACCACTCCATGATCAACCTGTCGGTGCAGCAGGTCCTGAGCCTCTGGGCCCATGGGACGGTGCTGAGGAACCTCACGG AGATGTGGTACTGGATCTTTCTCTGGGCTCTATTCTCCTCTCTGTTTGTCCACGGTGCTGCGGGAGTGTTGATGTTCGTGATGCTGCAGAGGCACCGGCAGGGGAGGGTAATCTCTGTCATTGCAGTCAGCATCGGATTTCTGGCTTCCGTAACCGGAGCGATGATCACTA GTGCGGCTGTAGCTGGCATTTACAGAGTAGCAGGGAAGAACATGGCCCCATTGGAAGCCCTCGTGTGGGGCGTTGGACAGACTGTACTGACATTAATCATCTCCTTTTCAAGGATACTCGCCACACTTTGA